The DNA region gttggataggtttttttcacagaccttgccgatgagccagaaaaattgaaggtctgcgaaccctatcaaaagaaatcagtaataaaattgatttgttaaacatgttaagggaatgttgctatttttactgaatgtattgactttatgagtgtgaggaaggcaccaaccacctaaaggtggattaagtatcgttttttatttagaaactaaaaaaaataaatcaggtatttaagaaatttgaaatgcaaatttttatatcagaaaaaaaaatcacagattcaaagcttaaaaaattcaaataattaaaaattaagtaattcaaaatgtttaaaattgaaaaaaaagcttagtttaaaaaaaaatataaaaaaaggttgaaaatataaaagttCAGACCCTAGTTAAGATCTcatatattcaaatatttttaattcgaaataaaaaatcaaaagtttgaatatttaagAGTTTAGaacatcaaaattcaaaatctacagttaaaaattcaaagaaattataatttgaaaaaaagtaaaatttgaaaattttgcatataaaaaaaattaaaaactcaattataaaaaaagatacagtttGTACTCTATTATCCGAAGACCTCTTAAAAATTTCTAATCTCTAAATCCTCTAAATATGCGTTTCTAACCTAGAATATGTCTCCAAAatatgtgtattttttatgattcaagatggcggcaatttaagaatttaagaatttaagaatttgagaatttaagaatttaggaatttaagaatttaagaatttaagaatttaagaatttaagaatttaagaatttaagaatttaagaatttaagaatttaagaatttaagaatttaagaatttaagaatttaagaatttaagaatttaagaatttaagaatttaagaatttaagaatttaagaatttaagaatttaagaatttaaggatttaagaatttaagaatttaagaatttaagaatttaagaatttgagaatttaagaatttaagaatttaagaatttaagaaattaagaatttaagaagaatTGTGGTGCAGAGTATaccgtatattttttaataaaatgtatatcaattttaataatataaaatatgaTGTGTAAACAACGTAACATATGTTTCAGCAAAAATTGTATGGTCATCAATTATATAATcaattatatttgttatttatttggtATAGTCTAATACCTTTTTATGATTCCTTCATTGAAAGTTCAACAAAATACATTGAACATTTTGGTtcatataagaatacaaattggtagcaccATCACaggtacaatttattatttgccaattaaatATACCTAGTATTTTAACACATATATTTAGTCtgttcaaaaacaatttaagaTCAGAAATCAATCTTTAAACAATAAAACCAGACATTAAAAAATACCCCAACATCCATCAATTCCAAATATACAAATGTCCCTTCAAAAAGACTACttaaatttagtaataataaaacataaaatttattacaactacataataataaaatgctttatttaacccaacttgcaaattttatgtaagcgtgCACTCACACCAACTTGCAGTTACTTTTCAAcacgaaagagaagagagagcttgcagaaaagtacgggaacggttttgctgcaacttcagcctctctcattgcagaagttctgcctgggataaaagttacttttgttgcagaaaagtacgggaacgctctgctgccgtttttgtgcagaattgcagaattctgcagtacgggaatagagctatctaagcccgatctcacacacactagcacaccatttgttttgctggctggtacaaaatttaacctcaatctttttcgtgtacgtacacgcaatacatgcgcacgtagataactctatagacctattgtttgcatcaggacactgtgacgaggagttcattatttttgggttaaattatatttttttcactgggcctagaaagccttatacatTGACGCTTTGTATGATCACAAAAggtttaaaatcgattttaaattaatttgggaaaaaataaatttaatcacCCCGCGGccttacttgacagctcgttccaaggttatttatttttttgttttggtcaaGTATTTTCAGCCGTGTACTGTTATGACGTCACTGTTGTAAACAGAATCGGTTTTGTGTCGATTGACGATAAACATCTCAGTAGAAGACTTCTACTTCTCAAATCTTGAACagattttttagtaaattttcagaTTAGCATTTGCTGAAAGATTATTTACGATGGACGACAACAACTCGCTCATCTACGGATTGGAGTTTCAGGTGAGTAACTCAAAACTCCTCCCTAATTCAATCTACAATACTTCCTCCCTTTCCAGGCTCGCGCCCTTGCGTCCCGGCAAGCCGAAAGCAACGATGTCCGGTTCTTCCTGGCCACCCAGTCCCTCAAGCCAAACAACCAGCTGCACGTCGTGGACCTGGACGAGGACAGCTCAACGCTGCAAGCGAAGATCTTCTCCCACCCACTGGGCGAAGTCTGGAAACTGACGGCCAGTCCCCACGACGGGAATGTCCTCGCGTCCTGCTTCAGCACCCTGGGCTCTCAGGGGGTCATGCAAACGGCCCTGCTACGGTTGCCGGACCAGCTGACCTCGCCGGATGACGAGGCGGAGTTTCTTCAGTTTGCTGACGTGGAAGTGTTGAACACGGAGGGGTACGGTGGGGAGATCCGTACGACGGAGTTCCACCCGACGGATGGCAATTTGCTTAGCACGGTCATTGATGGGAAGATTTTGCTGTTTAATCGGGCGGAAGCTTCTACCAGGTTGGTGGTGGAAATTAATGCGAAGAACGCACCTAAATTTTCCGCTGGACGGTGGTCACACTTTAACCAGGGAAATCAGTTCATAACGCTGTACGAATCGTCGGTGAGGTCGTACGACGTCCGCGAGCCGAACCATTGCGCGTGGGTCATCGAGGACGCGCACAGTCAGCTGGTGCGGGACTTGGACTGCAATCCGAACAAGCAGTGCCACATCGTGACCGGTGGCGACGATGGCGTCATGAAGATCTGGGACTTTCGGAACACGAAGGAGCACGTGTTTGCGCGGAACGACCATCACCACTGGATCTGGAACGTGCGGTTCAATACGTATCATGATCAGCTGCTGCTGTCGGCGGGCAGTGACGGGAAGATTATGTTGACGTGCGCGAGTAGTGTGAGTTCGGAAGCGTTGGAAAGTGTGGGAGGAGGTGGTGATGAAGAGGAGCGGACCAAGGAACATCTGGCCGATGGGCTGCTGCAGACGTTTGATCAGCACGAGGATTCAGTTTACTGTGTCGAGTGGAGCACGGCCGATCCGTGGCTGTTTGCCAGCTTGAGCTACGACGGAAGGATGATTGTTTCGAAGGTGCCGAAGCAGTACAAGTATCAGATATTGCTGTAATTTCTATTTACCTAAATGTATTCTATTTATGCTAATTTACAAATAAAGGAACCGTACTAAACACTGTTTCGTGGTAcatcaatattttattaaaattatttcaattgttACTAAAATTAAGGTTTTTCCGTGATCTACAATTacgcaaaacaaaaattgaaaaagatgaAACAAAACTCAGTCAAACGGCTACTTTCGCCGTAGCTTTTTGATCAGCGTGGGTTCCTTCAGAACCTTGGGAGCGGCCTTTCGGCGGGGTCTTTTCGAGTCCGTTGAGTTCATACTGTCCTGGTCGCTTCGGTCGAGTTCATTTTTCACACTTCTCGCGTTCCCATTCGGCACCGTCAGCAGTCCGTCGTACGAAATGTTGTGCTGCTGCAGGTTGGCCTTGGTCAACGGCGTAAGCGCCACCATCGGGACGGGCGATATCGGCGGTTGGCGCTTTTTACCCCGGCCACGCAAGTTGCGGGACTTTGTAACGGGTGTTGAGCAGCTTGCGTTCGCGATCGTGTCGTCGTTGGTGGTCGTGTTGTTTTCCTTGTTGGCCTCGCGATCCACCAACGAGCAAATCATCGAATCGCTCGCCATCCGCTTGATCTTCGACGGTCGCAGACTCTGGTCCGTCTCCGGGTTCAGCTCAGACTGGGTGCTCTGGTCGCTCGGTATTCCCGACGGATCGACAAAACTGCTGGCCTCTAACGTGCTCTCCGTCACGGTGCTGGGATCAactgaaaatatatatataaaaaaacatcttAGAACCTTCCAACAAAGTCAAAATCAACCACTAACCTTCAATAGCTTCCGTCTTGTCGGGAGATACCACCGTAATCGTCGGATGCACGACACAGCCACTGACGTCCATTTCGTGTACTTCCGCAGAACTATCTTCCTCGCTGGTTCGGCCACCGCCGCGCGATTCTCGACCCGGATGGCTCCGTCGGCCAACCGCGACCACACTGTTCGTATCCACGGTCTCAAACGATTCGTCAATGCTTCGATTGCGGGACCTTCGCGGGTGCGACAACCGGTTCAGCTGCGGACTCATGGACAGTTTCAAAGTGACCCGCGGTTCAAAGGACTCATCCGCgtcgtcctcctcttcctcccCCTCCAAACCAACCGCCGTCCGGTAATCCTCCATCGACTGGTTCTCGTCGTCCTCCTCCGCAATTGCGGCCTCATTCTCGTGTGGTGGGTTCTCCGCTCGGCGTTTCTCATAGACCAGCGCGGCCACCGGCTTTCGATTCTGTTGTTCCCGCTCAATCGCGACGTGCTCCCGGTTGACCATGTCAAAGACGTTCCCACTCTGGTCACGCACCGATATCATAATTGTGGTCACCGTTTTAAACTGCTCCAGCAGCTTGTGGACCATGTCACGGAGCGTTTTGTTCTCCGCCCGGCACTGGAACAGCTCGTCGTGAATTTCGTTTATCATTTCGATCTTTTCGCGGATTTCCTCCTTCAGTTTTTGGTTGCTCAACACCACCTGCGAGTTGATCAGCTTGTACGCCGACAGGAGGTTCGTGTCCCCCATCCTGGTCCGCGGTCAGATTCCAGATTCCACAAAACCACAAACGATTCACGCAAGCTgcgttgtttgatttttttaaccgaCAAATCAGATTGACAGCTCCTTCGCGACGAAGATGCTTTGCTTTGGTACACGCTGAAAAAATACTCGCAACAATTTGCATCGGTTAGTTTGATGCACGTTAAACCAAAGATCTTAGATATTGCTATTTCTTTAGATATTGCTTTGCTGGTTGCTGACCTTGTGTTACGCGTTACAGGGGGGGTAGGGGGGATCGCTCatctgttacgatttgttacGAAGGGTTTAactcagggctgtggagtcagtggagtcgggtctttttggggacctggagtcggagtcgtcaaaactcgaacagctggagtcggagtcggctaaatttgatgagctggagtcggagtcggagtcggagccaaaggtttctgataacccggagttggagtcggagccggagttatcttaaattcaacaaaaaatatgttttttattgttcagtatttcctatgtaacagcttaatttacaaaacaacttatatttttaattgatttatcagatgccattatgtatttgaagctttttattgcgAATGAAatgctctaattgtgttattacactataatcactaaatgataacctcttacccaagtatgtagtatcatcattcaaaaaataaaataaaaaaaataaaaaaaaattggttatgtagtcagactatatttatgttccctttcaattcaaatttgaccaaatttcattcagttatttctgaaaaaagtacacacaaagtcatcttttacccctatagcgaatgtcttagaggttttaagttatatcattttttaggaaaaaaatacgaggtacataaaaagattataaatagtaatcactgtttttgcagatcgaaaaagagtcactgacagtttaacttttgtaacaattaatcaacgataataacaatctcttacttgaaactcaacatgcgcattttgtttctaactgagtacaagaaaatcaaagtgttgcatttaaaataatttaaactaacaaaaaatgttaaaagaagttgcaacaaatttgaaataatcattgattgttgatattgatgttgattttaggtaaactattttgatagcgttgcaaattatcgttgaacaaatctcaagaattcagtacaaaaatgaactaataataaaaattatagaacaaaatataggattttaatttatttttcaaatattataaataaaaaaacccagaatcaaaatattatcaactggtacgaattttctcataatGTATGTCTTACggcaatatgacggaaggtgataattaTTGTAAATCAATGAATcttataaaaatgaaatatttgtgacctagaaaatattttacttgtggatatttgtttttattatattttaagttttttcatatattttgatggaggcgcaagatcatccaaaaagcttcgttttaggtgaagattcacgaagtatcgtgcacctcctttttaaagtatataaaattttaaaatcaaaatcaattaaaaattttcaggttaaaatattttccatgccacagatatttgaaaaggacatcttaagcatcctttccacgaagaaattgtttagatacattgatttgcaatgaccGAGCCatgtagcccagtggtaacgcttccgccagTTTGcgatagatcggggttcaaatcccggcttggaccaacacaactggtgatcttttcccttctggaatcgattgcttagtaaagggaaggtagtgtatcgtcacaaactggaccttatcacgacaccttagggagaggcgacctatggaatgttatcattaaccctaacatgttaacattaagttgagaatgaaactcccactgaatccgctttgtaaatgccggccccaatactcttcaagggtgttcccctcaggaactgggaaagatttactttttatttatttgcaatcataatctccttcagccatggcgtgatgtccatgtacgtcttaaaaaaaaaaacaaaaaaaagtttcgtttaaaattgtcatttaaaaaacaaggtgttCTTGTgttgtgcttcttacaaatgtcagccttaaagttagcaaattgaattttaatgttcaatagatcattaaggccaggtttcttttagttattcattcaaaaataacaatttaatatttaaatttattactttgaaaaaaatattttcaaatttgaggttaagcaagtaaatccaaatttacttacaaagctgttcttctcaaaatgcctctcattcccttgtggaccatcattcagtgaggtactgctggattttagctcctgaaaagtgcttaaaaagtgcaaaaatgcctcagggcaagaaaaagaggcggtcctcaccagcaggatcggcagatttgaagaagctaaagaatgccgaagcgctacctgcaaatccaggcagtttgagcaaggacgctcaaaaattgtctggaaaccagttcgctaccctccctgtggacgtgagcgagaaggaagaatttgaacgacgggaaaagttgccacccatttttgtgaaaacatcatcatcggattcggtgcgaaagtggctgaccgggtttatcaaatctggtgctttacgagcttccattcgcttgtgtgctgatggactcaaaattctgctacctaccagaaaggattacaactacgtccgggatttcctgaacaacacaaagattgaatactacagccatgacgatccatgtaaacgccccatgaaacaggtcctccgaggcctgtacgacatggatgtgagtgtgctgaaagaagagctcaaaactcttaagctgaacgtgatcgaagtcttcaagatgacgagacacaacaaggacatcaagtatcgtgatcaactgtacctggttcatctcgagaaaggatcgacaacgccgtctgagctgaaggcagttcgggcaattttcaacatcatcgtgacttgggaacgttatcgtccagtgcaccgtgacgtgacacaatgttcgaactgcttgcatcCTGGCTTCagccagcaaccgagggaaaaccaaccagcatcaacgtatgaaggcagcagtgacctgttttcaccacaagaacttgtgaacattttcatcgagctgacaacaacactgcgtggttgcaaaactcgtgcggaacaagtaagaacgcttggaggatttatcttaaaatacagttcgtagtttactcgttctaatgattttgaatatttcaatgaatttgcttttttagttttaagttaggattagttgttaaagtgatttttttttcttttttacccaaatgtattcgattcaatgcaaaaatgaaaaacaatttgaagtaaataaatgaatgtgaacagttaataagaaaacgaaaaataaaacaaagatgaagagcatttagccataccacttagaatgtaaatgaaatgtaattattataagaaagttcaataaagacatatttaatttcaaa from Culex quinquefasciatus strain JHB chromosome 3, VPISU_Cqui_1.0_pri_paternal, whole genome shotgun sequence includes:
- the LOC6042836 gene encoding EARP-interacting protein homolog, with translation MDDNNSLIYGLEFQARALASRQAESNDVRFFLATQSLKPNNQLHVVDLDEDSSTLQAKIFSHPLGEVWKLTASPHDGNVLASCFSTLGSQGVMQTALLRLPDQLTSPDDEAEFLQFADVEVLNTEGYGGEIRTTEFHPTDGNLLSTVIDGKILLFNRAEASTRLVVEINAKNAPKFSAGRWSHFNQGNQFITLYESSVRSYDVREPNHCAWVIEDAHSQLVRDLDCNPNKQCHIVTGGDDGVMKIWDFRNTKEHVFARNDHHHWIWNVRFNTYHDQLLLSAGSDGKIMLTCASSVSSEALESVGGGGDEEERTKEHLADGLLQTFDQHEDSVYCVEWSTADPWLFASLSYDGRMIVSKVPKQYKYQILL
- the LOC6042837 gene encoding uncharacterized protein LOC6042837 translates to MGDTNLLSAYKLINSQVVLSNQKLKEEIREKIEMINEIHDELFQCRAENKTLRDMVHKLLEQFKTVTTIMISVRDQSGNVFDMVNREHVAIEREQQNRKPVAALVYEKRRAENPPHENEAAIAEEDDENQSMEDYRTAVGLEGEEEEDDADESFEPRVTLKLSMSPQLNRLSHPRRSRNRSIDESFETVDTNSVVAVGRRSHPGRESRGGGRTSEEDSSAEVHEMDVSGCVVHPTITVVSPDKTEAIEVDPSTVTESTLEASSFVDPSGIPSDQSTQSELNPETDQSLRPSKIKRMASDSMICSLVDREANKENNTTTNDDTIANASCSTPVTKSRNLRGRGKKRQPPISPVPMVALTPLTKANLQQHNISYDGLLTVPNGNARSVKNELDRSDQDSMNSTDSKRPRRKAAPKVLKEPTLIKKLRRK